DNA from Gemmatimonadaceae bacterium:
ATGAGTGTGCGCAGCTCGTCGTCAGTGAATTCCTGCGCATACACCCGCATCATCGGCGGGCCGAACTGGCTCCACGTCAGGTATTTGGCCGCCCACTCGTCGAACACGTCGCGGTACATGGCGAGCGCCGGCTGCTGCCGGATCATCGCATCGAAGCTGTTCTTCATCGCCGCGTGGATCAGCGTGTCGGCGTGCATCTCGCGCATCAGGGTGTCGGCGAGCGCCAGGCGGGCGGCCGGCGGCTCGACGGTATCGTTAGGCAGGGGCGCCGCGGTATCGCGGGCGCCGGCGGCGCCGGTCTGGCCGGCGAGCGCAGCGGGGGCGGCCGCCAGCGCGACGGCGAGCGCTGCGTGCATGCCGAATCTCATGGGGGTCGGGGGTAGCGCGCGACACGCGACGAGGTGGCAGTCACCATCCCGGGCATCGCGACGTCGGAGAGACGGAGGCGCGCGGCCTGGGCGGCCGCAGCGTGTTCGGGTGATGGTTGGCCTAACGAAGAGAGCCAGCGCTCG
Protein-coding regions in this window:
- a CDS encoding DUF2059 domain-containing protein, with the translated sequence MRFGMHAALAVALAAAPAALAGQTGAAGARDTAAPLPNDTVEPPAARLALADTLMREMHADTLIHAAMKNSFDAMIRQQPALAMYRDVFDEWAAKYLTWSQFGPPMMRVYAQEFTDDELRTLIGFYATPLGQKMAIAQPELMRRGAEVGRALGEKYAPQLQEMIRQRLSARPDSTR